A genomic segment from Neodiprion lecontei isolate iyNeoLeco1 chromosome 1, iyNeoLeco1.1, whole genome shotgun sequence encodes:
- the LOC107225064 gene encoding protein atonal homolog 1-like, whose translation MALLSNHHSSSGYNQSSSEMLTPIYPTPNRSFDPVNYQSPYTSPSYETMRGPYRDAYQPDGDVTPRRDLEFSDYHREPADFHPRTPEGYERGPYGVLTPLTPQRFESQRATNATEQNLTSPRSTFYEENSTDYQPPTYCYETPPQEPRFHPGESTSFQTETEMRSLCWDPVSSTQKVQTSPTSSPRRGRRRSRDVPPSPNVLKRRRLAANARERRRMNGLNDAFDKLREVVPSLGADHKLSKFETLQMAQTYIAALCDLLERHDGKR comes from the exons ATGGCCCTCCTGTCGAACCACCACAGTAGCAGCGGTTACAATCAGTCGTCCTCCGAAATGCTCACGCCGATTTACCCGACCCCGAACCGCTCGTTCGATCCTGTTAATTATCAATCACCCTACACCTCGCCGAGCTACGAAACTATGCGAGGACCCTACAGAGATGCCTATCAACCTGACGGCGATGTTACACCGAGAAGAGATCTCGAATTTTCGGACTATCACAGGGAGCCCGCGGACTTTCATCCcaggacaccggaaggatacGAGAGAGGACCCTATGGTGTACTAACTCCTTTAACCCCGCAACG GTTTGAGTCGCAGCGAGCCACCAATGCTACGGAGCAGAACCTGACGTCACCGAGGTCAACTTTTTACGAGGAGAATTCGACGGATTATCAGCCACCGACTTATTGTTACGAAACCCCGCCCCAAGAGCCAAGATTTCATCCCGGTGAGTCGACCTCGTTTCAAACGGAAACGGAAATGAGATCGTTGTGCTGGGATCCAGTCTCGTCGACTCAG AAAGTCCAAACCTCGCCTACGTCAAGCCCGAGGAGAGGACGACGACGATCTCGCGACGTGCCGCCCTCGCCGAACGTTTTGAAGAGACGAAGGCTCGCGGCCAACGCGCGGGAAAGGAGACGGATGAACGGGCTGAACGACGCATTCGATAAACTGAGGGAAGTCGTTCCGAGTCTGGGGGCTGATCACAAGCTGAGCAAATTCGAAACCCTGCAAATGGCTCAGACTTACATCGCCGCACTTTGCGATTTGCTCGAGAGACACGACGGGAAACGATGA
- the LOC124295154 gene encoding uncharacterized protein LOC124295154 isoform X1: MGVFFLTRSSHFLESVRKMSRVSDRVETYFKLNRLFLSSIGLWPYQTPWESRMGLSVLFAFTSSLFFMQFLGMLEVRNNMDDVIECLSPLGVAILCGIKVVNAVTNSDKMKNLLTKIQKDWDVSVVSDQETTIVKRYAEEGVKLTKMYAYVMYTGMSFFILPPILSNLQLANSSENKTETRRRLPYIAADYIDTEKYFYLMTLHAYVATVFFVTIIIGVDSTFTVYQQHGCAKFAILRYRLTRIIEPGNLDVDLNPPEIDDFVYKRTKLCIYLHKEAIRYACEIESAYTTAQLFQVGACCLLMSITGLHAVTKLAKPEELVRYFAVILLLMLHLLSYSWPSHELMDQSLSVHRATYEIEWFRVSIRTRKLLLQMMARSLEVCEITAGKFCLMSMENYCSILSNSMSYFTLLSSMQE, translated from the exons ATGGGTGTATTTTTCCTCACACGTTCGTCGCATTTTCTTGAAAGCGTTCGGAAAATGTCGCGAGTCTCGGATCGCGTTGAAACTTACTTTAAACTGAACAGATTGTTTCTGTCATCGATTGGCCTTTGGCCCTATCAAACGCCTTGGGAAAGTCGAATGGGTTTGAGCGTTCTGTTCGCTTTTACGTCAAGTTTGTTCTTCATGCAG tttttaGGTATGCTCGAGGTGAGAAACAACATGGACGATGTTATAGAATGCCTGTCCCCTCTCGGTGTTGCGATATTGTGCGGAATAAAAGTGGTCAATGCGGTTACAAATAGCGATAAG ATGAAAAACTTGCTGACAAAGATCCAGAAAGACTGGGACGTATCCGTCGTTTCTGACCAGGAAACGACGATCGTGAAACGATACGCCGAAGAAGGTGTCAAGTTGACGAAGATGTACGCAT ACGTCATGTATACCGGCATGTCTTTCTTCATATTACCGCCAATTTTATCAAACCTTCAACTAGCGAATTCGTCAGAGAATAAGACCGAAACGCGTAGACGTCTGCCTTACATAGCGGCGGATTACATCGACACGGAGAAGTACTTTTACTTGATGACGCTCCACGCCTACGTCGCGACGGTTTTCTTCGTGACAATAATTATCGGCGTTGACTCGACGTTCACCGTTTATCAGCAGCACGGTTGTGCCAAATTTGCAATATTGAG GTATCGATTGACGCGTATAATCGAGCCGGGAAATCTCGACGTCGATTTGAATCCTCCTGAAATCGATGATTTTGTATACAAGAGGACTAAACTGTGCATCTATCTTCACAAGGAAGCTATACG ataCGCATGTGAGATCGAGTCAGCTTACACGACAGCCCAATTATTTCAAGTCGGTGCCTGCTGTCTGCTTATGAGTATCACCGGCCTACAC GCGGTAACGAAACTGGCGAAGCCCGAGGAACTGGTCAGGTACTTCGCGGtgatattgttattaatgCTGCATCTATTATCGTACAGTTGGCCGTCGCACGAGCTGATGGACCAGAGCTTAAGCGTCCACCGAGCAAC TTATGAAATCGAATGGTTTCGCGTTTCCATTCGCACCCGAAAGCTGCTGCTTCAAATGATGGCGAGAAGTCTTGAGGTGTGCGAAATCACTGCGGGAAAATTTTGTCTCATGTCGATGGAAAACTACTGTAGT ATTCTGAGCAACTCGATGTCGTACTTTACTCTACTCTCATCGATGCAAGAATAG
- the LOC124295154 gene encoding uncharacterized protein LOC124295154 isoform X3, which produces MGVFFLTRSSHFLESVRKMSRVSDRVETYFKLNRLFLSSIGLWPYQTPWESRMGLSVLFAFTSSLFFMQFLGMLEVRNNMDDVIECLSPLGVAILCGIKVVNAVTNSDKMKNLLTKIQKDWDVSVVSDQETTIVKRYAEEGVKLTKMYAYVMYTGMSFFILPPILSNLQLANSSENKTETRRRLPYIAADYIDTEKYFYLMTLHAYVATVFFVTIIIGVDSTFTVYQQHGCAKFAILRYRLTRIIEPGNLDVDLNPPEIDDFVYKRTKLCIYLHKEAIRYEIEWFRVSIRTRKLLLQMMARSLEVCEITAGKFCLMSMENYCSILSNSMSYFTLLSSMQE; this is translated from the exons ATGGGTGTATTTTTCCTCACACGTTCGTCGCATTTTCTTGAAAGCGTTCGGAAAATGTCGCGAGTCTCGGATCGCGTTGAAACTTACTTTAAACTGAACAGATTGTTTCTGTCATCGATTGGCCTTTGGCCCTATCAAACGCCTTGGGAAAGTCGAATGGGTTTGAGCGTTCTGTTCGCTTTTACGTCAAGTTTGTTCTTCATGCAG tttttaGGTATGCTCGAGGTGAGAAACAACATGGACGATGTTATAGAATGCCTGTCCCCTCTCGGTGTTGCGATATTGTGCGGAATAAAAGTGGTCAATGCGGTTACAAATAGCGATAAG ATGAAAAACTTGCTGACAAAGATCCAGAAAGACTGGGACGTATCCGTCGTTTCTGACCAGGAAACGACGATCGTGAAACGATACGCCGAAGAAGGTGTCAAGTTGACGAAGATGTACGCAT ACGTCATGTATACCGGCATGTCTTTCTTCATATTACCGCCAATTTTATCAAACCTTCAACTAGCGAATTCGTCAGAGAATAAGACCGAAACGCGTAGACGTCTGCCTTACATAGCGGCGGATTACATCGACACGGAGAAGTACTTTTACTTGATGACGCTCCACGCCTACGTCGCGACGGTTTTCTTCGTGACAATAATTATCGGCGTTGACTCGACGTTCACCGTTTATCAGCAGCACGGTTGTGCCAAATTTGCAATATTGAG GTATCGATTGACGCGTATAATCGAGCCGGGAAATCTCGACGTCGATTTGAATCCTCCTGAAATCGATGATTTTGTATACAAGAGGACTAAACTGTGCATCTATCTTCACAAGGAAGCTATACG TTATGAAATCGAATGGTTTCGCGTTTCCATTCGCACCCGAAAGCTGCTGCTTCAAATGATGGCGAGAAGTCTTGAGGTGTGCGAAATCACTGCGGGAAAATTTTGTCTCATGTCGATGGAAAACTACTGTAGT ATTCTGAGCAACTCGATGTCGTACTTTACTCTACTCTCATCGATGCAAGAATAG
- the LOC124295154 gene encoding uncharacterized protein LOC124295154 isoform X2 → MGVFFLTRSSHFLESVRKMSRVSDRVETYFKLNRLFLSSIGLWPYQTPWESRMGLSVLFAFTSSLFFMQFLGMLEVRNNMDDVIECLSPLGVAILCGIKVVNAVTNSDKMKNLLTKIQKDWDVSVVSDQETTIVKRYAEEGVKLTKMYAYVMYTGMSFFILPPILSNLQLANSSENKTETRRRLPYIAADYIDTEKYFYLMTLHAYVATVFFVTIIIGVDSTFTVYQQHGCAKFAILRYRLTRIIEPGNLDVDLNPPEIDDFVYKRTKLCIYLHKEAIRYACEIESAYTTAQLFQVGACCLLMSITGLHAVTKLAKPEELVRYFAVILLLMLHLLSYSWPSHELMDQSLSVHRATDGL, encoded by the exons ATGGGTGTATTTTTCCTCACACGTTCGTCGCATTTTCTTGAAAGCGTTCGGAAAATGTCGCGAGTCTCGGATCGCGTTGAAACTTACTTTAAACTGAACAGATTGTTTCTGTCATCGATTGGCCTTTGGCCCTATCAAACGCCTTGGGAAAGTCGAATGGGTTTGAGCGTTCTGTTCGCTTTTACGTCAAGTTTGTTCTTCATGCAG tttttaGGTATGCTCGAGGTGAGAAACAACATGGACGATGTTATAGAATGCCTGTCCCCTCTCGGTGTTGCGATATTGTGCGGAATAAAAGTGGTCAATGCGGTTACAAATAGCGATAAG ATGAAAAACTTGCTGACAAAGATCCAGAAAGACTGGGACGTATCCGTCGTTTCTGACCAGGAAACGACGATCGTGAAACGATACGCCGAAGAAGGTGTCAAGTTGACGAAGATGTACGCAT ACGTCATGTATACCGGCATGTCTTTCTTCATATTACCGCCAATTTTATCAAACCTTCAACTAGCGAATTCGTCAGAGAATAAGACCGAAACGCGTAGACGTCTGCCTTACATAGCGGCGGATTACATCGACACGGAGAAGTACTTTTACTTGATGACGCTCCACGCCTACGTCGCGACGGTTTTCTTCGTGACAATAATTATCGGCGTTGACTCGACGTTCACCGTTTATCAGCAGCACGGTTGTGCCAAATTTGCAATATTGAG GTATCGATTGACGCGTATAATCGAGCCGGGAAATCTCGACGTCGATTTGAATCCTCCTGAAATCGATGATTTTGTATACAAGAGGACTAAACTGTGCATCTATCTTCACAAGGAAGCTATACG ataCGCATGTGAGATCGAGTCAGCTTACACGACAGCCCAATTATTTCAAGTCGGTGCCTGCTGTCTGCTTATGAGTATCACCGGCCTACAC GCGGTAACGAAACTGGCGAAGCCCGAGGAACTGGTCAGGTACTTCGCGGtgatattgttattaatgCTGCATCTATTATCGTACAGTTGGCCGTCGCACGAGCTGATGGACCAGAGCTTAAGCGTCCACCGAGCAAC CGACGGCTTATAA